The Ovis aries strain OAR_USU_Benz2616 breed Rambouillet chromosome 2, ARS-UI_Ramb_v3.0, whole genome shotgun sequence nucleotide sequence TCAATCTATAAAGAAGGAGATGGTAAATTTTGGTTAGAGGTCagtggaaataaatatataatttttttcccatcCAAGTTGATGGGATGAGAAGCCCAGGTTGAGCTTTTCTTTTAGAACAATGTCGGACACATACTAAGTGTCTGcagttatcatcatcattatcatcccAGGCcagggaacacccaggactttGGAATCAGCCAGAATCAGTTTCACGTGAGTTTAGAATTAACATACATGTGGCTATGTATACAACAGATAACTAgcaaggacctattatatagcacagaaaactaaacttgatattttataataacttgtaaggaaaaaagagtctgaatatatatattcttatattctgtatttatcagaatcgctttgctgtacacttgaaatcaacacattgtaaatcagctatgtgtcaattaaaaaaaatcagttccacTTGCTATGTGACTGAGTCCACCTCTTAcacctctctgaacctgtttctTCGTCTGTAGAAGAGCAGGGAGGGAATTAGACCTTAGCTCTGAGGAtgtcttttaatatttgaaatctgGAACATGAGGTAGATGTGAGTTATTATTGCTTTAATTctgtggggaggggcctgggagggTGGCCCCCTCTGTGTCACCTAACTTGGACTCTCTACCAGTGCCTCCAAAGCCTGTCAGGAGCCGAATCGTCAGAGATccaaagtctgaatttggcccaTGGATGTCTgcgtggtatgtgtgtgtgttaattatCATTTAATAATTTCACATACAAATTGAGTCCCCTGGAACTTGGCCAGCTCTGTTGACCCCATTCCACCTTCGCACATGGCATCAAGCATGAGTGCAGATTGTCAGCTGCTTCCTTCAAGGGGACGCCAGCTCGCCGGATCCCCAGAGGCCTTGCTCCCTCATTTGTGAACCAGCAGGCTCAGATTTGCAGCTCGTGGCCCTCACGTTTCTGGCTTTGTCCTTGGTCGCATGTCCTCCTGCCCTGCACTGTGTATCCCTCCTCTGTGCTGTCTCCTCCTTTAATGCTTTTCCCTCTTCCCACCCTAGCTTCCCTGTGATGCTCCAATAAACAGATGTATCTCCATCATCCTGATTTCATCAAACACCTACCCTGAGCTGGCACATGAGCTAGAGGTGAGACGCCAGCCAGCCTGACCTCCCTGAACTCAACAGTCCTGTAGGGGAGAAACCAACAAGACCTCACCACTTGTACTCAGATCCTCCCCGAAAAGGACTGGGGGCCTAACAGCCATGCTGGTGCCTTTACTGCCCccgagcccccacccccacctgaaGGACCTGGCAGGGCTGAGAAGTAGAGGCATGGTAAACGGCAGCTTCTattgtcttcaattttttaatcaggattttaaaaataaatgtatttattggtTGCACTGGGTGTCCACTGCACACACTTTCTCTAGCTGCTGAGAGTGGAGTCTAATGTAGAGTTGTAGTGTGCAggcctctcactgcagcggcttctctcatggagcacaggttctaggcataggctcagtagttgtggcacaaaggcttagttgctccacggcaggtgggccctcctggaccagggatagaacctgtgtcttctgcattgtcagaAGGATTCCTATCCATGgtatcaccaggaaagtcctgcagCTTCTATTTTGAAGGTAGTTTTATGAGTTTATAAAAGGTCTTTGAACTTACTTGCTGCAAAAATGTCAAAGGTAATAGTAGCTCACTGAgtggaaggaaagtgaaagtgttagtttctcagtcctgcccgactcttcgatgccatggactatagtccgccaggctcctctatctgtggcaagaatactggcaagtctccaggcaagaattctggagtgggttgtcatttccttctccaggggaatcttcccaacccaggaatcaaacatgggtctcctgcattgtaggcagattctttactggctgagcctccagagaagctCAAAGGGAAGGTGGGTGTGTCATTTCCCCAGCAGGTTCCTGTCCCGTTGCCCAGAATGGGCCACTGGTAAGTTTTCTGGGTGTTCTTCCCTTCTCTCTATACTACATGCAGGCACTCTACATGCTATTCAGCAAATATGCTTTTCGGCGTTTTTATGAGATAATCAATACCAAATGAGATAATCATACacgtaaagtgcttagaataatgCCCAGCACagtcagttatttttctttggcCACACTTGTAGgtcttgcaggatctcagttctcaGATCAAGTATTGAACCCGAGACACGACAGTGAAAGCCTAGAATCCTAacgactaagccaccaggaaattcccaatcAGCTACAATTTTCCTTAGCACACCTCGAACAGCTTTTTCAATCAGTAGATGCAGATCTTTTATTATTGTCTCCAAGCTGAGGAGGGAAGTTCCTATAGGAACTCCATCTTGGGGAAAGGGGTGAAATGTGCCTTCCCCTGAGGTAGGTGTGGTTGATCTAAGAGAAATCAAGTGAGAAAGGCCTGCCCCGATTTGGAAGGGGTGCTAAAGGTACCCAACCCCTCCTCTGCTGAGAGCTGACAGGTGACATCCAATTACCTGAGGCAGGGACAGGGCCAAGACCGGGGCTGGGGAGGCCCTCCCACACCTGGTTCAGGCCTGAGACTTGTCCACACTGCTAGGCAAGGTCTCTCCTGCTTCCCTGGCCTGTACTCCCcggtgggagggggaggagctGCTCAGGCCTGATGCTGATCTCTCCTGACAGCTGCTCCTAAAGCTGGCAGGGCGGGCCAGCGGGGGAAGGGACAGATTTAAAGGTCTAGCTGCCCCGCCCCCTGCCAGACCTGGGAAGGCAGGCGCTGGTGAGCATCCTCTGAGGGCAAGGCTGTCTCACATATGAGAGTCAGGAACCCCTATGCCCTGATTTCCGCCTCTTGGTATCGTGAACGAACGCCACTGGTACTCATTCCGGCTCTCACCCCACAGGACATCTGGGAGACAAGCGGCACCCACCATGCGATTTCGACGCCTGACCCCTGGCTACTTCCGAGTGCTACAGGTAAGCACCCCAACTGATGGCTTCCAGCACCGACCTCGTCCGCCCCTTACCATGGCCGGGATGATGCCCAGTTACCAGGCTGTCACGTTCCCGGCCGCCTGAACAACCAGGGCCCAGATGGGCAGTGAAGCGAGAGGGATTGGGGTGGAATCTCCCTGGGGCAGCGATGGCATCCATATCTCCTTTCCCCAGCTGTAGCTTCTCAGCCGCTTTCCACCCCACCCGCCTTCCCAGTAGTCTCAACTGACCCCTCAGGCGGACCCTCTGTGCATCTCCAGATGCAGATAGCCGGGGAGCTGAAGGCAGAGCCCCGGAGTCCGCTGGCGGGGATTGTGGCTGCAGTGCTGGCTGTCCTCGGGCTGGGCGGCTCCTGCTATGCTGTCTGGAAGATGGTGGGGCAGCGGCGGCCGCCACAGGCTCCATGACGAAGCAGGCAGCCTCTCACATCGGCCCCTGGATTCACAGGGGCTACAATCTCAGGAGCCTACTTCGTTCTTTTCCTGGGGGTCACTCCCTGTCCTCATTGTAAGCAAAAATGTATGAACCTGATCCTACCCATCACCCCACACACACCTGGGCTCCAAAGGGGGTCTTCAGCACAGATGCCAGGACCCCAGGGATGGCAAGGATGCAGGCCCTAAGGCTGAATCAAGCAGGGAGTAAACTTCTGGGTCCTGTACACAGGATTAGTGGAGAAATCTTTACAGGGCTTGAATTTGGAGGAGTGGCCTGGAGGTTAGTGAGCCAGAGGCAAGCtctatttatccatttcttttattGGAAGGGAGGGTATCTGGAAGAGGCCATCCACTCTCCAAACCAAAAGAGATTGGCACAGTCTCTCCCAACCTGGCCCCTGTACCACTGTCCACGGGCAGCTCCTCTGCCTTGCATCCTCAGGCCATGTCATGTAGACGTATCCATCTCAGGGACCTCAGTGGATACTTCTGTGGGCACTGCCAGCCGCTGGGGAGGAATATAGGAACCCATGCCCGCTGCCCTCTCCGCTTCTTCCTGACTGTAGGGCTCCACACTCAGCTGCTTCAGCCTGGGAAAAAAGAATACGAATTGAAAGCTGACCAGACGTAAGTTCTGTCTGCCCGGCAACCCATCCATCAATCCTCTCCTTGCTCCTTCATACCTCTTCTTGTGATCTTTGGATCGGAAGTGGGTCTTCAGGTTGGCAGAATCGATGAAGTACCTCCTGTAGGGATGAGGTGGGTAGGGAGGAGAGTTAGAAGGTGATGCCTCCCAGGTAGGCCTATTTCCCTGACCCTGGCGCATTCGCTGACGCTAGGCTCCGGGCTTGAAGGCATGGGTGGCCGGCAGACCCACACGGGTCCCAAGAGAGGGAAACCCTGCACACCCTGGGCCCGGACCTCACACCTCCGGCCCGTACCGCGGACCCTTCTCCTCCTCAGGTCTGGGCCTGGCCGGAACTCACGCGCAGGCCAGACAGCGATGCAGGCCGCCCCCTGGCAGGTCGGGATCGGGTTCAGCTCCTGGGTCTGGCCGGGGCCGTGCGGCGACCTGGGGCCGCAACTCGCGGTGAATCTCATCCAGGTCCGGCCGCCGCCGCTTCGCCTTCATCTGACGGGCCAAGGAGTGCGCTCGGTGCGCACCCGTCCGGCGGGAGCGACCCATGGTGGGTGACAGCAAGATCAGAGGTCCCAGAACCGAGGTGGGAGGACACGTGGGGGCGCTTCCGGATGGCTCGATGACGTCATATGACGCTCCGGGACGGGTCGGGCTCCACTGGACCGCCTCTGATGACGTCACTCGCGCGGCTCGTGCTTCGAGCGCCCCCAGGCGGTCGTCGACGTCAGTGACTGAGCTCGGGATCCGGCCTCACCAAGCGTCTTCTTCGGTCACTGGAGGGGGCTCGGTGGTGTGAGCCCTGAGGGCATTTCGGCCGGTCCCCTGGCCAAGCCCATCCAGCCTGGCCCAACCAACTTCAGCGCCGTCCTCTGGCCTTGTCACACCTTCCTGGTTCCCCCAGCTTAGATTCCGCGGTTGAGGGGAGAGGGGGAATAATGTTGCATCTCTGGGAGGCACTGAAAAATGTCTGTgatgtgaataaatgaataaacaagagtGAAGACGTTTGGGATTCCAGCTCCCACAGGGCGCCGAGATACCTCTGGTCCTTGAGAAAGCCCTCGCCATTTGAAACCCCTCCCCAGTTATTCCTCCCAGAGATCACAGTGCTCAGGTGTCCTGTCAGAGACTCAAGGGGGTCAGCTCCTCTCACAAGCAGAGGAGATTCTCACAGAAGGACCTCCCATCTTTGGCCCCTTGCTCTGAGCCCTGGACTCTCAGGCATGGGCTGGCATCAAAGAGAGAGATCAGCCTAGATAGTGTGTGCTCAGACTGGGGAGAGGGCCAGAGAGCCTTTCCCCATGCATCGGAGCCAGGTGCCTTTTTCCTTCCAGGTTGACCACAGGAACTCAGCAATAATTCAGGGGCTCCAGTTCTTTGGAACCTGTTGCCAGGAAACAGGGAGACCAGCACGTGCATCCCTGGGGAGAGGAATCGGTTTCCAGCCCAAAGCAATGAAATGTAAGCCGAGGGCACCCACTGGGAGCCTTGGGGCCTTCCCACTGCAGACCATACAGGCTGAGTGCAGATATAGGGCAGGGCCCTGTTGAGGGCACAGCCCTGTTGAGGGCACAGCTGGTATGGCTACAACCACAGAGGCACCACTGTGGGTCCTAAGCCCAGAGACTTTGTAAATAGAAATTGTCAATGAAGAAGAATTTTTCTGGAGCCTTTCCAAATAATCAAATTCATGAACTCCTAGGCCCAGGAAGGAGGCCTCTGTGAAGAAAGATGTCTTCATGGTGTTTTCATTATTCTTGCAAATATGGGTCAACATGAGGGACTGAAGTGGCGGAAGCTGGGTCTCACCAGACTCTTTTGGATCAGGTTCACCTGCTGGGCACTGTGCCATCTGGGGAGGCTGGTGCATCTTTAATGAGGTCACCTGATGCTTGGGACAGGCTTTCAGACTCACCAGGTTCCTGGAGCCAGACCCACTGGGTGCCCCCTGAACCACCAGCTTCCCGTGCCTGGGTGCCAGGCCTGTTTCCCATGCAGCCATGAGCCAGGCCTTCTGGAAAACCTACAAGTCCAAAGTGCTACAGACCCTGAGTGGGGAAtctgaggagggcctggcagaggAGGTGGGTACCATCCTGCTTGCTGGATGGGGCATGGGTAGATGGGCAGCAGGAGTGAAAGGTATAGAGAAGGACAAGGGACTAGTtctgaggagggaaggggagagagagaggcattGACTTGTGTGGAAGCAACTAGCAATTCAGGGATGACCAATGGCATGGTGCAGTGGCAGAAAGTCAGGACATTCCAGAAAACCAAAGAAGGGATGACTTGGTGAGGGAGGCACCTGAGGAGTGGTCAGTGTCTCCAAAGACCTCAAGGGCTGCCACATGGAAGGGATCCTCTTAGGACCCATGGGCAGCACCCACGCAGATACACTCAGTTTGACACACGTTTCTAACGGGCAAAGCTGAGCAGAAGTGGGACGATTTGCTTTGAGAGGATGGGAGCCCCTGGGACTGGTGGCAGGAGAAGCACCATTTGTTACACTGAGGGTCACTGTAGCAGCATCAGATCAGAGCCATTACTTGGACCATGTTTGTTCTGACATTAAAAAAACGTTTTTTGAAAGAGTCTTACCTCTGGAAagccaaagtgaaagtcgctcagttgtgtccgactctttgtgacgctatggactgtagcctgccaggcctctctgtccatggaattctccaggcaagaatactggggtgggtagctgttcccttctccaggggatcttcccaacctagggattgaacctaggtctcctgcactgcaggtggattctttaccatctgagccaccagggatggcaGTTAGACAAATAGACATGGCAGAGGCAGGAATTAGTTCtagggtgtgtgtatgtcagtgtgAATAAATGTATGTCTACACAGGTTGGTGTCCAGGGCTGACCCTGTGTAGAAGTGTGTGTGGGTCAGTATAGGGATTGGTGTCTGTGTGGAATTGCCaggtaaggtgtgtgtgtgtgcaggtgtgaaCAGGCTGTAGGCATTTTCAGGGGTACACCTTTGGGGCAGAAGACTATGGAAGCATTCACAGGTATTATGTTTGTATGGTATGCATGTtcggtgtgtgtgtgcatgtgtcttaGTGTCTGTGGATAGGTGGAGAAGTTTTGTGTGCTGAGTGGGCCTCCATGTACCTGTCTGCAGTCGTGGAAGAGCACAGGTGTGAACTCTTTGAGCATCCTTGGGTAAGTGCCTCACAGCACATGTATCTTATGTACAGGTGAAGAGCTGTAGCCATATGGAGGCACACTCATGTACAGGTGTGTGTCTCCATTGGCATGCAAGGCTTTGTCCATGTGTTTTGCAGTGTGTATGAATGTGTCTGTGGGTGAGCCAGGTATGTGAGCTCAAAGATGTCTGCAAGGATCTACTCTACAGGTAATGCGTATGACAGGTAGCTTTGCGTAGAGGTACAAACACCTGCGTGCAGTTTTGGAGGGTGTCAGGGGGCTAGGTGTATCTTGTTCTATGGGGTTTGGAGAGCCTGGTCTGTGTGCATCAGGCtagcaggagggaagggaggtcGTATTCCTCTGGGTCCTCTCTCATACTGGGTGGGGGTCTTGTGTCCCAGAAGGAGAACCCAGTGTTAGTGGAGTCTGAGATGGCAGAACCCACTGAAGAGGCCTTCAACCCCATGTCACAGCTGGCCCGCCGGGTGAGTTCTCCTTTTTTCCACCCCAACCCTGGGGAGCTGGGCAGAAGCCTCTGTGGAGTGCTGGGAGGTGTGCTGGGGCCCTTCTTGACTCTCAGCCCCTCTCTCCCAGGTTCAGGGAGTCGGGGTGAAAGGTTGGCTGACGATGTCATCTCTGTTTAACAAAGAAGATGAGGACAAGCTGCTGCCACCGGAGCCCTGTGCCGaccagtatgtgtgtgtttcgGGGACGGCCGTCTGAAACAGACCTGGGGACCCTCTTCTCCCATGTCCTTTCCTTCTGCTTTGTCTTTCTGACCATGGAGGACTGGGGAGGGCCAGCCCCTGGCtgttcctgtttctctctctctcagcaggAAAGAGGCCAATCTGGGAGATTAGATTAGATCTCGGGAGGAATTTACCAGCTGTTGGGATTGAGATGCTAGAAGGTATTACCGCGTCTCTCACCACTCATGTGGGAGGGGTCACCTCCCTAGAATAAGGGAAACCAGGAGAGAAGTTTTAGGTGTTTGGAATAGAGAGTGGTTCAGATCAGTGGTTCTTAAGTATTGGTCTAAACCCTCATCCTCCCAGAGAACTTCAGACAGACACAGATTGCCAGACCTTTCCTTCAAAGATTCTTATTCAGTGGGTGTTAGCTGAGGCCGGGGATCTATATTTTCAGCGAGCTCCCTGAGGACTTGAGGGTAATAGTTTAGGAGTCACTGTCTTAGCaggtccctgatgctgggggccACAAGGTCAGATCCAGGGTCTGGTCTCCCCGCTAGCTCTCTTCTGGGACACACTCCATTTCTGCTCTTTACTCCAGCCCAGTCACACTTCCCTTTTGACATCCCCCCTATTCCTTTCTTCCTTAGAGTTCCCCCGACCCGCCCATCTCTCTTGCCCCagggttccttttctctctcctgcccATCGACTCTCCCTACCTCAAGCTTCATCACCATTCCTTGACTGCCCTTCCCGACATCTCCTTGCTACCTCTCTAGTCTCCTTCTCCCCTAAGCCTTTGATCTAGGCTCTTCTCCTTCCTCGGGGTCTCTGCACCTGTCCTCTCCCCAGCGTCCCCCATTTTTCTGGACCCTCTTTCCCTCCATCCAGGAAACCAGACCCCTGTTCCTGCCCCGCCCCTTTCCCCCGGGCTCCCGGAGGACCGCCTCCAGAATCTGAcagcgcccctcccccaccccgaccGGGTGCCACCACCACCTCCCATCCTTCCGCCCGCTCCTATCTCAGAGCTCGTCCCCACCTTCCCGAAGCCTCCATCTCCCCTCCTCTGGCCTCCTCCCTCTCGCCGAGTACCTACCCTGAGCCCCTGAGCCCAGCTCTCTCCCCACGGATCCTGATCCCGACCCCTTTttcccagtgaaagtgaaagtcgctcagtcgtgtccgactctttgcgaccccttggactatacagtccatacagtccatggaattctccaggccagaatactggaatgggtagctgttcccctctccaggcgatcttcccaactcagggatcgaaccctggtctcccgcattgcgggcggattctttaccagctgagccaccagggaagcccagaccccCTCACCTAATGCCCTGACCCCTATCCCAGTGCCTCCTCTCGCCTCCACGCCCTGACCTCCTCCCAGTCTCCCgggtctcccccccccccccccccccccacttccctcccaccccccagccgTCAACCTCGCCCGGGCCCCACTGGCTCCACGACAGGTCCCCTGACCCCGCCTCCTGTCCTTTGGCCTCTCCGGGGCCTCCCGGCCAGCCCCTGACCCCGCCTCTCTCCCGCAGCCCGCTGGCTGCGCAGCCCGCCCCGCAGGCGGCGGCCGAGGCGCGCGGGCCCGGCTTCTGGGACGCGTTCGCCAGcaggtggcagcagcagcaggcggcCGCCGCGTCCATGCTGCGCGGAGCGGAGCCCACCCCGGAGCCGGACCCCGAAGCCGGGGACGAGGTCGCCGAGCGCCCCGAGCCGCGCGAAGCCGATCCCGTGGTCGGTTTCAAGTGGGGCTTCCTCACTCACAAACTGGCCGAGATGAGGGTGAAAGCGGCGCCCAAGGGCGACTAGCCAGCCGGCTCGCCGAACCGGGCTCCCACTCCTCCCCTTCCGCGATAAAAACCTGGCCTGACACCTCCGGTGACCGCGTGCTTTTATGTCCGGATGGAGAAGGCTGCTTTGGGGTGGGCAACCTCAGGCCCGGGTCCAGCTGGAGTGGTCCTCGCCTTCTGCCCCCACAAACCTACAGGGAGAAAAATgaccagggacatccctggtaTCAGGACAGATTGTATTCGACTTGGGTTACCATCTTACCAGTATGCACAGGTCTTGCCGTCCTCTCCAGCCGCTTTTAATTTGACACACTTTGCTTGTGGCCTTGTCCCTGTACTAGGGGAAGGTCAGGGACTAACAAGAGAACCCAGACTACCAGCGGGTCCCACACAAGCTAATAAGTTGAGGCCCCAAAATCAGGCTGTACTTGGGAGCTCAGAGGAGATGAGACCGGCTGGGAAATTCAGGAGTTCccgagagagagcaagagaatgCATATATGGAATCTTAGATGAgtggaaagaaaggggaaagtaACCCAGctaaaaggaagaggaagtgaaTAAAGACTTGGAGGTGTGAACGTGTGCGGAAAACAGGTGACCTTGTCTTAAGGGAAAGAAAGGCAGTGATGACGTGAGGCTGTAAGCTGGCAAAATCCTGGTTTGAAAAGTCCTTTATTATCCTGATTCTGGAAACACCACATTTCAGCCCT carries:
- the ZNF593 gene encoding zinc finger protein 593, whose amino-acid sequence is MGRSRRTGAHRAHSLARQMKAKRRRPDLDEIHRELRPQVAARPRPDPGAEPDPDLPGGGLHRCLACARYFIDSANLKTHFRSKDHKKRLKQLSVEPYSQEEAERAAGMGSYIPPQRLAVPTEVSTEVPEMDTST
- the C2H1orf232 gene encoding uncharacterized protein C1orf232 homolog → MSQAFWKTYKSKVLQTLSGESEEGLAEEKENPVLVESEMAEPTEEAFNPMSQLARRVQGVGVKGWLTMSSLFNKEDEDKLLPPEPCADHPLAAQPAPQAAAEARGPGFWDAFASRWQQQQAAAASMLRGAEPTPEPDPEAGDEVAERPEPREADPVVGFKWGFLTHKLAEMRVKAAPKGD
- the ZNF593OS gene encoding putative transmembrane protein ZNF593OS, with protein sequence MRFRRLTPGYFRVLQMQIAGELKAEPRSPLAGIVAAVLAVLGLGGSCYAVWKMVGQRRPPQAP